Proteins found in one Enterococcus sp. 9D6_DIV0238 genomic segment:
- the pgsA gene encoding CDP-diacylglycerol--glycerol-3-phosphate 3-phosphatidyltransferase produces MNLPNKLTVLRIFMIPIFIIIVSVPMDWGTITFGGASLAITQLVGAVIFAVASITDWLDGKIARSRGLVTNFGKFADPLADKMLVMTAFIVLVAQQKAPAWVVAIIVCRELAVTGLRLLLVEGGEVMAAAWPGKIKTATQMVAIILLLINNIPFTAIGLPVDLIMLYICLIFTIYSGVDYFVKNVDVFKGSM; encoded by the coding sequence TTGAATTTACCAAATAAATTAACTGTTCTTAGAATTTTTATGATTCCGATTTTTATTATTATTGTTAGTGTTCCGATGGATTGGGGCACGATTACTTTTGGAGGAGCATCGTTAGCGATCACTCAGCTGGTTGGTGCTGTGATTTTTGCAGTTGCTAGTATCACAGATTGGCTAGATGGAAAAATTGCTCGTTCACGTGGGTTAGTAACAAACTTTGGTAAGTTTGCAGATCCATTGGCTGATAAAATGTTAGTGATGACAGCTTTTATCGTGTTGGTTGCACAGCAAAAAGCACCAGCCTGGGTCGTTGCGATCATTGTTTGTAGAGAGTTAGCAGTTACTGGCTTACGTCTATTGTTGGTTGAAGGCGGCGAAGTGATGGCCGCAGCCTGGCCTGGTAAAATCAAAACAGCGACGCAAATGGTGGCGATCATTCTATTATTGATCAATAATATTCCATTTACGGCTATTGGCTTGCCAGTTGATTTAATCATGCTATACATCTGTTTGATCTTTACAATCTATTCAGGTGTTGATTATTTCGTAAAAAATGTAGATGTTTTTAAAGGATCAATGTAA